Within Carassius gibelio isolate Cgi1373 ecotype wild population from Czech Republic chromosome A16, carGib1.2-hapl.c, whole genome shotgun sequence, the genomic segment TCTGATCACATGTCTGTATTTCAGTCTGGTCCTGGTGACCTCACAAACATCGACCCTCGGTTTACAGGACTTCCTGTTCCGCAGTCGCTAGGAGCATGTCAGGAATACGGAGCAACCTTTCCTGGCTTCACCTACATCAGTGAAAACATTCTCCCGCTGACTCGTGGACATTAAGACAGAATAGACATTTTGTCTGAACATGTTTTTAAACGCAAACACTGAAGCACAGTTCATTTTTGTGTTAGCCGGACCAATGCTTTTGCACATGACTACAAATTTTCTATCAAACATGACTGTGTTTTCCTAACATTCatgttatttaattcattttttagccctatttaataataaatatatatatatgtactgaaATACAACGATTAGTGATGTTCTGACAATAACTGTGATGACATGAAGTGAGACTACAGGTTGCATCAGATGTTTGATTGTAAAGGTTGTGAGAAGGAATGGATATTAAATCTCAATGTAATTACAACTGTGTGAAGTATTAAGATGGTATTTGGTAcgtgtttttgaacaaatgatCTGATCGGTAAAAGAATGTCAATCAattttttttagtggaaacaaattttttttttttaagcaaatcgtAACAGTGTTTTATTATGAAAGGTCCATGTCTCAGTTGAcatgttttaatcaaattattaaatatatatatttatatatatgcctACAATTTAGAGTTGTGAACAAGCGCAGTACTGTAAATAGAGACCCGAATCACGAAGAAGTATCTGGGTCACGAATTAACGCAGTTTCATCCAAAGACCGTTGAAATGTATCACCTGCGACCGCTTCACGTTGTTTTATAATGCCATGCTGCCTGCCTCAAACCTACTTTACAGACAACGTGCTAACTAAAAAATACAGTCACTTTTAAGCTCATAGCGCCACCTTGTGATATCTTTGCTGTCTTCCTCTTCTTCGACACTTGCTGTGGCCGTCGAAACATTGAGTTTAAACACTATGAACTTAAGTTTAAAGATTGAGGCGGTGTTATTTTATCAGTAAGCTCTGCCCATCTCTATTTAATGCATATGACCAAAGTAAGCCCCTCAAAAGAGATTTGCGGAGAAAATCTGGACACGTGATAGTTACAGGAAACCAAATCAGAGAGGATCCCCACTACGATGActgtaaactgaaaaatatattaaaaccctGCTCTGAAATGGGGACGTTTCAATAAGCACGCACTTTAGACTATTAAAACTCAACGACTGGCGAACTCGATCGAGCACAACAGAGTCCTCAGTTTCTGTTTAAAGCGCGTGGAAACGCAAATGGAATTAAAACCATTTTCCTTCTATATAATATCAAGGCCTTCAATTGTTTTAGAGCAACAAGCACCGATAAAACGAGTATCGCGCACTTTTAGGGTCATTTAAGGACACACCGGACTCAGTTCCTCTGATTCTGTGTTACATTAAGAGCATATGTCACATCTGTAGCTATGAAGTTGATCAGGGCTGCAGAAGTTGGACAGACACATATGAAcccgcgcatgcgcagtaacgcCACCATCCAGCTCTAAATAAGAGTTAGGAGAGAAACGAGGTGAGTTGCACGTTTATCAATAAATATGACGTTAATGTCGTCACCTACGCAGTAAACAGCGATACAAACACAGAGAGCGTTTCTTGTTTAACACTTTTCAACCAACGCGGATATTTTCAACGAGGTTTAAAACCCGTAAAGATAAATAGAAGTGACAAGTTTGTGCAGAAGAAATTAAAAGCATGCAATTCGTTATTTCCTCAAGTCTGCGTGCACCCGAGTTGTTATATTTAAAGACGGATGAATAGCAGAGTGCCTCTGGGAATGTTTTTCTTTTGGAGAAGCGCGTGAAACTGTTGGTTTGGTTTATTGTAGGATGCCCTGCTAATGTTACAGCTAGCATCAGTCGGGCTAACGACATTCCGGGACAAGGGGAAAGTAAGGAGTTTGTTGACGGAGGGGAAAACATTGCGTTTTAATAAAACAAGTTGTACACGTGGCCTTCCCGTGCTGGTTGAAGGTCCGAGCGACGTGAAGCAGACCAGAGAAGTGTTATAATTGACATACTTTAAATGTGTCGGCCGCCCTTTGCTATGCTCCGCCATTTTGTGTCAGTCGAATGCTAATAATGGGCGCTCGCGCATTGCACTTTATTTATGCTAAGAATAAACTCCGTCATCActtgaaatatcaaaataaacgttttttagTAAACCAGACGAGCTTTTAGTTGATGTTTGTGTGGCGCCGTTACTGTACAGTCTAGGGTTTTGATGCAATTTTGATTTATGATGAACGGCAGATCATGAACGTTATTACAATATTGCCTGTTGTATAAGGATGGCAACGGGCTTGAATAAAGATGATTTGTTTTTGAAAACTAACTGATCGTGGATATGTGCGCTTAACTTGTCATCGCAGGTATCCGCGCGCATTTAAATCAAAGAATTCAAGAGATTCTTTTAAAACAGGGAAAAGCTGAACTTGTTTGTCTAACTTTACTTTTAATCGTTTTCCTTTATTAACAACCACCAAAGTAGCTTAAGTGTGTCATTGAGAGTCTGTTTACATATCTAGCCCACATAAATGTGCATTATACGTGTGTAGAAATACATATTTTGGTCCTCGTTGAAGTGCGTGGTGCAGTCAGTGCTGTCAGAAGCGTCGCCCTCTGGAGGAGGTGGGTGGAACTGCAAGCGCCGCGCAGCTATTTCGGAAACTAGAGTTGCGGGCGTTGTATCAGTCAAGTCAAAACACGGGTTTCAAGGCGAAATCgtcatattttaataatgaaaacgtcagttttattttgtttactaaaACAACGCGTGCTGATCTGCATATTTAAAACCCACCCCCAACTCTTTTGCCAGATGGAAGTGATTATGATTAGGCCTGTGAAGATCACTgagcatgtttacatgcacaccagtaagctgataacttACAAATATCCGCTTACTAAAACATAACCAGTTTCCCCGTTTACATGCACATCAGTAACGTGACAACGCAAGCTACGTTTACATGACTTCATTAATAAATCGGGTTATTTCCCTGTAGCACTTGGCGTCAAAGTATAATCATTTGCGTTTCTGATTCCGAGTAGCCTAACTTGGAATATTCCATACATTTTGTCGGTTGTAATGTTAAAGCGTGCAACACGTCAGCGGGAAACTACAGCATATTATCCTCAGAGTTTTGAATGAACCACTTCTGAAAacacattattaacatttttttgggTCATAAAAGGCTAAACGTTTGGTCCAACTAGATGCGCTTAAATCTGCACTAATGATGAGTCCTGTCACGTATCACATGCGCACTTCAATAAGCCGACAGAAAGCATGTTAATGCGTTTACATGCTGCGTGAAATCGGAGTATGGGGCTGAAAAAATGCCTGTGTCGACCGGTTTATGCTTAAGCCGTTTATGACTTCACTCCGATAAAAGAAACGGGTTACGGGTTACTTCGGCTCATTAAGCATAATCGGGTTAAGATCGTAAACGCGCTCGCTACATCAGTGATTAGTTTTTAACAAATCGGTTTTCTTATTTATTAGAAAGCTATAGACGTTAAGAATTTGTatctcaaataatattttttcccgAAGCTTTCTATGCCActcagtacattattattatttttttggtctcAATAAGCAAGTTTATGCATcacagcagtggttctcaacaagGGCTTCAGCAAAGTCCTCAAGACTTAAAATAATTTAGAACAAgacaaaacaagcattaaaatgaactgaaacagctattttttttaaagaagaagatCCATGATTCCCACAGACACTAACTGAAATTAATGCCATTGGTATTTTTATAAGGGTAGTTATACATTTTAGTAGTTATACCAAGCTCTAAAATATCAAGCAAAAATCAAGTAATACATATTCATAGTAAGGTAAAATTTAGGATGCTTACTTCAGTCACCTGTCCATGTTGCaactctttatttttcttttttgacctcCATTTCACAGGTAAAGATGGCAGAGACATCTACGACTGACGGTCCTGCCGCAGGAGCTGATTTTGACATGATGAGCGCTCTTGACTGGAAGGACGGCATAGCCACCTTGCCAGGAAGTGACATTCGGGTACAAATATATAGTGATGAGTGGGACACATTTGTCTGTTAGGAATGTAGAATGATAAATTCCAATATCTGGTCTATTTGTAGTTTCGGATGACTGAATTTGGCACCCTGGAGATCGTCACAGAGGTGGAGCCCAAAGTTAAAGAGGCGGAGCTTACAGGCCCACAGCCTCAAACAACAGGCACCAATGACATTCATTCCCCTGAGCAGAACAAAACTTCAAATCAGACTGCAAAGCCCCAGTCAAATACAGAGCATCAGACAAGTCCTGTGGGTGAGTACCAGTAACTCGCACATTGTCCTACCAACAAAGAGAAATTATTTGCTCTTTATTTGTTTCTGAGAACAGGGGTCAACAACACCAGGAGCCCCAGCGCTGTGGGAAGCCCCAGTGTGAGTACAGTGCCCAATGCAATTGTTCCCATGTCTGAGGCGACTGCAAACTGCAGGTCATGTGGTCACTCTGGTTCACGTGAATCCTTTCTACAAGGCAAATTTTGCAGCGCTCCTTGTGTACAGCCCTCCAGTGGCAGGTACATGTTTTTGACATTCACTGAACTGTACCAGCTGCACTGTCTGTGGTGTATTTGAGtctctgtgtgtatatgtgcagGTCAACCCCAGCTGAGGCTGTCGAAGGAGAACGTTTAGGTAAACGtgtgagaaagaagaagaagatgttTATGGAATCTGGAGATGAGGAGGAGGACAACATAGAGGAGGAAGAAGTAATGGAAACACACCTACCTCACACAAAAGAGAGCAACTCAATATTTACTGAAGTGTACTAAAGTGGAATGTGCtcattgttttaaatttttttcaggaGAAGGTTAAATCCTCAAAGGGGAGACGAGCAGCTAAAGTTGCTAGACTAGGTTGgtaaatttcttttattttacacacacacacacaccgtttttTCTCTGTATTAGTGAGGGTATTGCATTGACTTCCATTGACTTTATATCAGCTGAATTTCTAATCCCTAACCCATCCCCTATCCCTCACAGAAACATGTGCAGGacactacatttaaataaaaaacattctgtCCAATTTACAAATCTTTTTAACCAGTGAGGACTAGTAATGCAGTGCCTCACTAGTGGGTTGTCCTATTATTTCACTTTGGCCCTAACAAGTATAgttaaacaagtacacacacaaaaTGGTTGTAAGCCAATATTAGGGATTCTGACTAAAGAGGttcgattttttaaatatattaaatatgttggAAATTAAtcaagttaatctttaaaaacgtTCACTATTTAGCAACACTGTTAAGAGTAACCTTtagaaatctcaaaatgaatatctgtatggtacattataatgttatgatgCCTTAATTCAGCTATAGCATTTAAATAACTGATTTTAGTCTTTTTATTTCACTTagacaaaatgttaaataattgtaatattgccCATATGGgtcataatatgaaaataatgattggcttataagtgttggccaattacatttatattttaatattgctgCATCTCAATCTTGGATCGGTTTTGTCTTGAGTATTTTCACTCAGTTTCAGCTTGTCTTGTATCCcatatattatgaattattatgctTGTTTTTTTCATGTATAATAATTTGGTTGCTTTTCTAAGCCATTTGAATGACAGCTTTATGATGCTTTTTCATAGTAACAGCACCTCTGGTTAAGAAGAAAACCTGGAGTTGGTCAGCTTATCTGGAAGAGGAGAGAACTATTGCCGCTCCCTTGAAACTTTTTAAGGAGGTGAGACACACAGCATATATAGCTTGTGTTTCTGTTCAcattcaatttaacaaataattaggATTCTGAGTTTGATGTCAATCTGCCCTTGTCATTAGAAAAGTGTTACTTGAATGAAATCTaatctttttgtgtttgtgtgtgtgttggcaatACAGCACCAGTCATTTCCTCAAAGCAGGAATGGATTTAAAGTTGGCATGAAGTTAGAGGGACTGGACCCCTGTCACCCAGCTCTCTTCTGCGTTCTGACTGTGGCAGAGGTAACCAGAACTAAAATTTACTGTAATGGTACTTGACATGTGATTTTTAgtgcacaaaactaaatatgttttttaGTTGTACATATAGTAAAAtttgtattttgatttatttgtctTCTGTTTCAGGTGCAAGGCTACAGGATTCGGCTTCACTTTGATGGTTACCCGGAATGCTATGACTTCTGGGTAAATGCAGACTCATGGGATGTGAAGCCGCCAGGCTGGTGTGAGAAAACCAGCCTTAAGCTGTTGCTGCCAAAAGGTGCTTAATGTACTAATAAAGATGTACTGCAAAATGAATCTGCTGTCAAAGATACAACATGCAAAATAGCTCTTGTGCAGAACTCCATTTTTGGTTTTTGTAACATAAAAGATGTGCTTTATAGGTGTTTCTTTATGTTTTGAAACTACTTAAACTCTGAATGGTGTGATTACAAAATGTCCTACTAGTATTTATTCTGAAATTGAATATATTGTAATGGAAAcgcttattatttataaataataaataccaaaaacataattaaataaatttattaaaataagttgaaaatctaatttaataaatataaaatatattataaaattataatttattttatttgttcagaaatgtgGTTGCATAGTTTTCATGTGGATTTATAATCTCAGCCTCAAACGTTTAGCCCACAGactgttggctaaacgtctgatgcatttGGGATACAAAACTgcaaacacttcaggagtgtcgaagtggTCATagagattggttgaattctacaggatttctggtAGACACGTGTCACGTTCTTTAatgttctgcctggaaacaaagatactgtgGCGCCAAACTCACTCACGAAATAAGAAAGCCTAGTGCTTACAGCTGTGATGAccagcgcttatcaggatcaactaaatgctggattttgaagtttgtggcatagaatctttaaaaaatgtcagagagttttacacaccagtctgttattgtggcgacatttccatgcCCCGAAACGTGACGATGAATGAAACAaactgattggttgtttgacttGTCAGTCAAATGGCCTTATGgtcatgaattccagacctttaACCTTCAGTCTGGCTACACGAGACTTATGGTTTAATAACATTTGGAATGGACAaaactgaagtgttttttttttttttttggacactgTTAAGGGCCATtcatccagaatttttttttttggctttgagCACAACAGTCAAACATGCAATCTAGTGTGTGTTTACAGGGATAAAGAATGGAAAAGTTGTACAGTGGAATGGAAAAACATGTTCTGATTGAATGGATACATTTTCAGAGtcgttgcatatatatatattaatatattagaatattcaatttaaaaaaaaatgtattgcatatgCTGTTCTTGTAATATTTGCATGTTTGCTTACAGGCTGCAGAGATGGAGAGTTTAACTGGAACACATATGTAAAGAATTGTAGGGGTCAACTGGCCCCCAAACATCTCTTCAAGAGTCTTAATACAGTATGTCAtttcatatgcacaaaaacaaacagaatatatatatatatatctgagatGTCTCAGTGTTCCTGGAGATCATGTTGTCTTCTATAACCATGTGTCCTTTGCCTTATTTAGTCGGTCACACCGTCAGGTTTCCGTGCAGGGATGAAGCTGGAAGCCGTTGACAGAAAGAACCCATCACTCATCTGCGTTGCAACCATTGCTGCTGCTGTCGACAACCGGCTCCTCGTTCACTTTGACAACTGGGATGATTCGTATGATTATTGGTAAGTCAGTGAGCAGAATTCTGGGCAAATGAGTGTCCTCATGATTATGTGAGGTTTTAATGCATTCTGTTGGTTCTCAGGTGTGATGCCAGCAGTCCATACATTCATCCAGTAGGGTTCTGTGAGGAGGCGGAGTTAACACTCACTACACCTGCAGGTGAGACTCTATTCATGCAATATGATGTAAtcatttacattacttttacattttataattgagTTCAActttttgtgtgtgagaaatgtagtaatactataaatatgaaatgttgtttccaaaattaaatgaGCTTTGATTTGACATTgtactaaagttttttttaattgttgttgttttgtacttTAAACAAACTAATGAGAATGGTCAGTGGTCGGAAGGTTTTTTTaacatctgtttatttttttgtgtctTAGATTATAAGCCCCCCAAGGTTTTTACTTGGGAAAAGTACCTTGAGGAAACTGGAGCCCAGGCTGCACCAGCAAGAGCCTTTAAACAGGTGAGGTCTGATTCACCCCACTGAACCATGGGAGGTGTCGTTAAATCATTTAGAACTGGTAAAATACCAATTTTATATGTCTATTATTTAATGTGACACAAAATTGCAGAGTCAGTGTTCTAAAATCCCTATATGTGTTTATAGTGGAAGgactattattatgaatgtgtgcCGCTAGTTTATGTGAGTTCCGCTATTCCGGTTTCACTTTCGCTTTCAATAGCCGATTGCGCTGCCATTTTCATCAGTTGTTAATGTGCGTGATTGAATAAAGAACACATTTAAACACTTTGTTGCCATAACTTGTACAATATCCAGTCTAATTAGAGTAATGTTGTGCCATCTGCTGTGAACCCTAAAATACTTCAGATAAAGAGTTGAA encodes:
- the LOC128030633 gene encoding lethal(3)malignant brain tumor-like protein 4 isoform X2; this encodes MAETSTTDGPAAGADFDMMSALDWKDGIATLPGSDIRFRMTEFGTLEIVTEVEPKVKEAELTGPQPQTTGTNDIHSPEQNKTSNQTAKPQSNTEHQTSPVGVNNTRSPSAVGSPSVSTVPNAIVPMSEATANCRSCGHSGSRESFLQGKFCSAPCVQPSSGRSTPAEAVEGERLGKRVRKKKKMFMESGDEEEDNIEEEEEKVKSSKGRRAAKVARLVTAPLVKKKTWSWSAYLEEERTIAAPLKLFKEHQSFPQSRNGFKVGMKLEGLDPCHPALFCVLTVAEVQGYRIRLHFDGYPECYDFWVNADSWDVKPPGWCEKTSLKLLLPKGCRDGEFNWNTYVKNCRGQLAPKHLFKSLNTSVTPSGFRAGMKLEAVDRKNPSLICVATIAAAVDNRLLVHFDNWDDSYDYWCDASSPYIHPVGFCEEAELTLTTPADYKPPKVFTWEKYLEETGAQAAPARAFKQRQPHGFQVGMKLEAVDKRNAMLIRVATISDVEDHRIKIHFDGWSEEYDYWLDADSPDLHPVGWCQKTGHPLQQPNGPRDSPVPPGQGCPTPGCSGVGHIRGPRYGTHYTAVSCPYSDFNLNKDGLVPDRLNGERPVTLSGPPRHRRAETLTQTQPPTPTPSAGTPEAPDTSTDACPQAHSVREHVVSAISLKCVKPSQVKQEGDGKDSLQEFLHESVFCGWEPPRFHLCWEKHGKLLPEALGLSAKRVAKWSTEEVASFVKGLPGCREDAATFRKEQIDGEAFLLLTQSDIVKILSIKLGPALKIYNSILMLKSADEE
- the LOC128030633 gene encoding lethal(3)malignant brain tumor-like protein 4 isoform X1, producing MAETSTTDGPAAGADFDMMSALDWKDGIATLPGSDIRFRMTEFGTLEIVTEVEPKVKEAELTGPQPQTTGTNDIHSPEQNKTSNQTAKPQSNTEHQTSPVGVNNTRSPSAVGSPSVSTVPNAIVPMSEATANCRSCGHSGSRESFLQGKFCSAPCVQPSSGRSTPAEAVEGERLGKRVRKKKKMFMESGDEEEDNIEEEEEKVKSSKGRRAAKVARLVTAPLVKKKTWSWSAYLEEERTIAAPLKLFKEHQSFPQSRNGFKVGMKLEGLDPCHPALFCVLTVAEVQGYRIRLHFDGYPECYDFWVNADSWDVKPPGWCEKTSLKLLLPKGCRDGEFNWNTYVKNCRGQLAPKHLFKSLNTSVTPSGFRAGMKLEAVDRKNPSLICVATIAAAVDNRLLVHFDNWDDSYDYWCDASSPYIHPVGFCEEAELTLTTPADYKPPKVFTWEKYLEETGAQAAPARAFKQRQPHGFQVGMKLEAVDKRNAMLIRVATISDVEDHRIKIHFDGWSEEYDYWLDADSPDLHPVGWCQKTGHPLQQPNGNILLIYSVSTHGSTRLLIKLIIVTTSGPRDSPVPPGQGCPTPGCSGVGHIRGPRYGTHYTAVSCPYSDFNLNKDGLVPDRLNGERPVTLSGPPRHRRAETLTQTQPPTPTPSAGTPEAPDTSTDACPQAHSVREHVVSAISLKCVKPSQVKQEGDGKDSLQEFLHESVFCGWEPPRFHLCWEKHGKLLPEALGLSAKRVAKWSTEEVASFVKGLPGCREDAATFRKEQIDGEAFLLLTQSDIVKILSIKLGPALKIYNSILMLKSADEE
- the LOC128030633 gene encoding lethal(3)malignant brain tumor-like protein 3 isoform X3, whose protein sequence is MAETSTTDGPAAGADFDMMSALDWKDGIATLPGSDIRFRMTEFGTLEIVTEVEPKVKEAELTGPQPQTTGTNDIHSPEQNKTSNQTAKPQSNTEHQTSPVGVNNTRSPSAVGSPSVSTVPNAIVPMSEATANCRSCGHSGSRESFLQGKFCSAPCVQPSSGRSTPAEAVEGERLGKRVRKKKKMFMESGDEEEDNIEEEEEKVKSSKGRRAAKVARLVTAPLVKKKTWSWSAYLEEERTIAAPLKLFKEHQSFPQSRNGFKVGMKLEGLDPCHPALFCVLTVAEVQGYRIRLHFDGYPECYDFWVNADSWDVKPPGWCEKTSLKLLLPKGCRDGEFNWNTYVKNCRGQLAPKHLFKSLNTSVTPSGFRAGMKLEAVDRKNPSLICVATIAAAVDNRLLVHFDNWDDSYDYWCDASSPYIHPVGFCEEAELTLTTPADYKPPKVFTWEKYLEETGAQAAPARAFKQRQPHGFQVGMKLEAVDKRNAMLIRVATISDVEDHRIKIHFDGWSEEYDYWLDADSPDLHPVGWCQKTGHPLQQPNGPRDSPVPPGQGCPTPGCSGVGHIRGPRAVSCPYSDFNLNKDGLVPDRLNGERPVTLSGPPRHRRAETLTQTQPPTPTPSAGTPEAPDTSTDACPQAHSVREHVVSAISLKCVKPSQVKQEGDGKDSLQEFLHESVFCGWEPPRFHLCWEKHGKLLPEALGLSAKRVAKWSTEEVASFVKGLPGCREDAATFRKEQIDGEAFLLLTQSDIVKILSIKLGPALKIYNSILMLKSADEE